Proteins co-encoded in one Haloarcula pelagica genomic window:
- a CDS encoding SRPBCC family protein yields the protein MAVETIDEVRIDAPVERVFAFMDEPTNQAAVTPSLAVAERIERLDNGGNRARYVYRMVGLTFEGEVRARRYEPPERIDYDLVGDLTGTITWTFEPEDGGTRLTYAASYDVPGPLPEWLLAPVIRWYNAREVRQLLVAVRERLEAS from the coding sequence ATGGCAGTCGAGACGATCGACGAGGTCCGGATCGACGCACCCGTCGAACGGGTGTTCGCGTTCATGGACGAGCCGACGAACCAGGCGGCGGTGACGCCCAGCCTCGCCGTCGCCGAACGCATCGAGCGGCTGGACAACGGCGGCAACCGCGCCCGGTACGTCTACCGGATGGTCGGACTGACCTTCGAGGGGGAAGTCCGGGCGCGCCGGTACGAGCCACCCGAGCGGATCGACTACGATCTCGTCGGCGATCTCACCGGTACGATCACCTGGACGTTCGAGCCAGAGGACGGCGGGACGCGGCTCACGTACGCGGCCAGCTACGACGTACCGGGCCCGCTCCCGGAGTGGCTGTTGGCGCCGGTGATTCGGTGGTACAACGCACGCGAGGTCCGGCAGTTGTTGGTGGCGGTCCGGGAACGGCTCGAAGCCTCATAG